The following are encoded together in the Bradyrhizobium genosp. L genome:
- a CDS encoding NADP-dependent oxidoreductase gives MSQGKRVVLASRPHGEPTAANFKIEDYTPPTAGDGQVLLRTIWLSLDPYMRGRMADGPSYAAPVPVGGVMEGGTVSEVIASNNPGFAKGDIVLSRAGWQTHVLSDGKGLAKIDPKIAPISTAVGVLGMPGMTAYTGLLEIGKPQPGETVVVAAASGAVGSAVGQIARIRGARAIGIAGGKDKCAYVKNELGFDECLDHRDPNLAAKLKEACPKGIDVYFENVGGAVFEAVFPLLNAFARIPVCGLIAHYNDTEAHAPKWAGAMMRNILTKRLTFRGFIVSDFAAMHGDFLRDMSQWVRDGKVKYKEFVTEGLDSAPEAFMGLLKGANFGKQLVRVGPDKA, from the coding sequence ATGTCCCAAGGAAAGCGCGTCGTTCTCGCCTCGCGTCCGCATGGCGAGCCCACTGCCGCCAACTTCAAGATCGAGGACTACACGCCGCCGACGGCGGGCGACGGGCAGGTGTTGCTGCGCACCATCTGGCTGTCGCTCGATCCCTATATGCGCGGCCGCATGGCCGACGGTCCGTCCTATGCCGCGCCGGTGCCGGTCGGCGGCGTGATGGAGGGCGGCACGGTCAGCGAGGTGATCGCGTCCAACAATCCTGGCTTTGCCAAGGGTGACATCGTGCTGTCGCGCGCGGGCTGGCAGACCCATGTGCTGTCCGACGGCAAGGGCCTCGCCAAGATCGATCCGAAGATCGCGCCGATCTCGACCGCGGTCGGCGTGCTCGGCATGCCCGGCATGACCGCCTATACCGGCCTGCTCGAGATCGGCAAGCCGCAGCCCGGCGAGACCGTGGTGGTCGCGGCCGCCTCCGGCGCGGTCGGCTCGGCGGTCGGCCAGATCGCCAGGATCAGGGGCGCGCGCGCGATCGGCATTGCCGGCGGCAAGGACAAATGCGCCTACGTCAAGAACGAGCTCGGCTTCGACGAGTGCCTCGACCATCGCGATCCCAACCTCGCGGCGAAGCTGAAGGAGGCCTGTCCGAAGGGCATCGACGTCTATTTCGAGAATGTCGGCGGCGCGGTGTTCGAGGCAGTGTTTCCGCTGCTCAACGCCTTCGCGCGCATCCCGGTGTGCGGCCTGATCGCGCATTACAACGACACCGAGGCGCATGCGCCAAAATGGGCCGGCGCGATGATGCGCAACATCCTGACCAAGCGGCTGACCTTCCGCGGCTTCATCGTCAGCGACTTCGCCGCGATGCATGGCGACTTCCTGCGCGACATGTCGCAATGGGTGCGTGACGGCAAGGTCAAGTACAAGGAGTTCGTGACCGAGGGGCTCGACAGCGCGCCGGAGGCCTTCATGGGCCTGCTCAAGGGGGCCAATTTCGGCAAGCAGCTGGTCCGGGTCGGGCCGGATAAGGCCTGA
- the guaB gene encoding IMP dehydrogenase: protein MATGFQAIREAFTFDDVLLKPGLSDVLPSEVDIRSRVTRAIPLNIPIMASAMDTVTEARMAIAMAQAGGLGVIHRNFDPDGQAAQVRQVKKFESGMVVNPLTIGPDATLADALALMKENGISGIPVVTGAGKNTPGKLVGILTNRDVRFASDPRQRVSELMTHEKLITVREGVGQDEAKRMLHQHRIEKLLVVDEQYRCVGLITVKDIEKAVAHPLACKDERGRLRVAAATTVGETGYERTERLIDAGVDVVVVDTAHGHSQHVLNAVNRIKRLSNSVQVVAGNVATEEGAQALIDAGADCIKVGIGPGSICTTRIVAGVGVPQLTAIMDAVAAAKKAGVPVIADGGIKYSGDLAKALAAGADIAMVGSLLAGTDETPGEVFLWQGRSYKAYRGMGSVGAMARGSADRYFQQDIKDTLKLVPEGIEGQVPYKGPVGNVMHQLAGGLRAAMGYVGAKDIADFHDKAQFVRITGAGLRESHVHDVTITREAPNYPGGV, encoded by the coding sequence ATGGCCACGGGATTTCAGGCTATCCGCGAAGCCTTCACGTTCGACGATGTGCTGCTGAAGCCCGGCCTGTCGGACGTCCTCCCGTCCGAAGTCGACATCCGCTCCCGCGTCACCCGCGCCATCCCGCTCAACATTCCGATCATGGCGTCCGCGATGGACACCGTGACCGAGGCGCGGATGGCGATCGCGATGGCGCAGGCCGGCGGCCTCGGCGTCATTCACCGCAATTTCGATCCCGACGGCCAGGCCGCGCAGGTGCGGCAGGTCAAGAAGTTCGAATCCGGCATGGTGGTCAATCCGCTCACCATCGGCCCGGACGCCACGCTCGCCGACGCGCTGGCGCTGATGAAGGAAAACGGCATCTCCGGCATTCCGGTCGTCACCGGCGCCGGCAAGAACACCCCCGGCAAGCTGGTCGGCATCCTGACCAACCGCGACGTGCGCTTCGCCAGCGATCCCCGGCAGCGGGTCTCGGAGCTGATGACGCACGAGAAGCTCATCACCGTGCGCGAGGGCGTCGGCCAGGACGAGGCGAAGCGGATGCTGCACCAGCATCGCATCGAGAAGCTCCTGGTCGTCGACGAGCAATATCGCTGCGTCGGCCTGATCACGGTGAAGGACATCGAGAAGGCGGTGGCGCATCCGCTGGCCTGCAAGGACGAGCGCGGCCGGCTGCGCGTCGCTGCCGCCACCACTGTCGGCGAGACCGGCTATGAGCGCACCGAGCGGCTGATCGATGCCGGCGTCGACGTCGTCGTGGTCGACACCGCGCACGGCCACTCCCAGCACGTGCTCAACGCCGTCAACCGCATCAAGCGGCTCTCCAACTCCGTGCAGGTGGTGGCCGGCAATGTCGCGACCGAGGAAGGCGCGCAGGCCCTGATCGATGCCGGCGCCGACTGCATCAAGGTCGGCATCGGCCCGGGCTCGATCTGCACCACGCGCATCGTCGCCGGCGTCGGCGTGCCGCAGCTCACCGCGATCATGGACGCGGTGGCGGCGGCGAAGAAGGCGGGCGTGCCCGTCATCGCCGATGGCGGCATCAAATATTCCGGCGACCTTGCGAAAGCGCTCGCCGCCGGCGCCGACATCGCGATGGTCGGCTCGTTGCTCGCCGGCACCGACGAGACGCCGGGCGAGGTGTTCCTGTGGCAGGGCCGTTCCTACAAGGCCTATCGCGGCATGGGCTCGGTCGGCGCGATGGCGCGCGGCTCCGCCGACCGCTACTTCCAGCAGGACATCAAGGACACGCTGAAGCTGGTGCCTGAAGGTATCGAGGGCCAGGTGCCCTACAAGGGCCCGGTCGGCAACGTGATGCACCAGCTCGCCGGCGGCCTGCGCGCAGCAATGGGCTATGTCGGTGCCAAGGACATCGCCGATTTCCACGACAAGGCCCAGTTCGTCCGCATCACCGGCGCAGGCCTGCGCGAAAGCCACGTCCACGACGTGACCATCACCCGCGAGGCCCCGAACTATCCGGGCGGGGTGTAA
- a CDS encoding MAPEG family protein: MSVQMVLLPVFIQIGLTFALLFGMAVTRTRSLSSGETKMADIALRQPNWPARATQLGNCFANQLELPVLFYVLIAIALPLRRADLFIVLMSWVFVVTRFAHAGVFVTSNDVRPRSLAWFAGVLVLAAMWLYFALKLLLLL, from the coding sequence ATGTCAGTTCAAATGGTTTTGCTGCCGGTCTTCATCCAGATCGGGCTCACCTTCGCGCTCCTGTTCGGCATGGCGGTGACGCGCACCCGTTCGCTGTCGAGCGGCGAGACCAAAATGGCTGATATCGCGCTGCGCCAGCCGAACTGGCCGGCCCGCGCCACCCAGCTCGGCAACTGCTTCGCCAACCAGCTCGAGCTGCCGGTGCTGTTCTATGTCCTGATCGCCATTGCGCTGCCGCTGCGCCGTGCCGATCTGTTCATCGTGCTGATGTCCTGGGTGTTCGTGGTGACGCGATTCGCCCATGCCGGGGTCTTCGTCACCTCCAACGACGTGCGGCCGCGTTCGCTCGCCTGGTTCGCCGGCGTGCTGGTGCTGGCCGCGATGTGGCTCTATTTCGCGCTGAAGCTGCTGCTTCTGCTCTGA
- a CDS encoding RsmB/NOP family class I SAM-dependent RNA methyltransferase, with translation MTPAARLSAAIELIATIDSQRIPAAKALKEWGTAHRYAGSGDRAAISGLIWDVLRRQSSAAYLMDDDSARSHVLGMLRLERGMDLATISALCDGGRFAPEPLTDAEQAALTSRSLDDAPAPIAGDYPDWLDPYLAKVFGDERVAEATAMASRAPLDLRVNTLRGKREKVLPRLSHLGATETPWSPLGLRIALGADARNPGIHAEEDFIKGAIEVQDEGSQLAALFAAAKPGEQVIDLCAGAGGKTLALAAQMDGKGRLIATDHDKRQLAPIHERLSRSGVHNCEVRTPRGEEEILSDIKASADLVVIDAPCTGTGTWRRNPDAKWRMRPGALEVRLKDQAEVLARAAPLVKPGGRIAYITCSVLSEENGAQVRAFVAQHPEFSVQPPEQTAGVLWDKAEEFAQAALQSDEGWLMTPRRTGTDGFFVSVLKKA, from the coding sequence ATGACCCCCGCTGCCCGGCTCTCCGCCGCGATCGAGCTGATCGCCACCATCGACTCCCAGCGCATTCCCGCGGCGAAAGCGCTGAAGGAATGGGGCACCGCGCACCGCTATGCCGGTTCCGGCGACCGCGCCGCGATCTCAGGCCTGATCTGGGACGTGCTGCGCCGGCAATCCTCCGCGGCCTATCTGATGGATGACGACAGTGCGCGGTCGCACGTGCTCGGCATGCTCAGGCTCGAGCGCGGCATGGACCTCGCCACCATATCGGCGCTGTGTGACGGCGGCCGGTTCGCGCCGGAACCGCTGACCGATGCCGAGCAGGCGGCGCTGACCTCGCGCTCGCTCGACGATGCGCCGGCGCCGATTGCCGGCGACTATCCGGACTGGCTCGATCCATATCTGGCAAAGGTGTTCGGTGACGAACGCGTGGCGGAGGCGACCGCAATGGCGAGCCGGGCACCGCTCGACCTGCGCGTCAACACGCTGCGGGGCAAGCGCGAGAAGGTCCTGCCGCGGCTGTCGCATCTGGGCGCGACGGAAACGCCGTGGTCGCCGCTCGGCCTGCGCATTGCGCTCGGCGCCGACGCGCGCAATCCCGGCATCCATGCCGAGGAGGATTTCATCAAGGGCGCCATCGAGGTGCAGGACGAGGGCTCGCAACTCGCCGCGCTGTTTGCGGCCGCAAAACCCGGCGAGCAGGTGATCGACCTCTGCGCCGGCGCCGGCGGCAAGACGCTGGCGCTGGCCGCGCAAATGGACGGCAAGGGCCGGCTGATCGCGACCGATCACGACAAGCGCCAGCTGGCGCCGATCCATGAACGGCTGTCTCGATCAGGCGTGCACAATTGCGAGGTGCGCACGCCGCGCGGCGAGGAGGAGATTTTGTCCGACATCAAGGCCTCCGCCGACCTCGTCGTGATCGACGCGCCCTGCACCGGCACCGGCACCTGGCGCCGCAACCCCGACGCCAAATGGCGCATGCGCCCCGGCGCGCTCGAGGTGCGGCTGAAGGACCAGGCCGAGGTGCTCGCTCGCGCCGCGCCGCTGGTGAAGCCCGGCGGCCGCATCGCCTACATCACCTGCTCGGTGCTATCTGAAGAAAACGGCGCGCAGGTGAGGGCCTTCGTGGCGCAGCATCCGGAGTTTTCCGTGCAGCCGCCGGAGCAGACGGCGGGCGTGCTGTGGGACAAGGCCGAGGAATTTGCGCAGGCCGCGCTGCAATCCGACGAAGGCTGGCTGATGACGCCGCGCCGCACGGGAACGGACGGATTTTTCGTCTCGGTGCTGAAGAAGGCGTAA
- a CDS encoding metallophosphoesterase family protein, producing MTQFRLTQISDTHLARRFALLTDNFQKISAHIDATRPDLVINTGDVSFDGPNSREDMVFAKELHDALPVECRYLPGNHDIGDNPTAVAPAPAQLPTKQTCGAFTSVFGHDRWSFEAAGWRFIGLNSLIMNTGLDGEAAQFDWLASELDKTAGKPVALFIHKPLYRELPDDAEQTATSFRYVPQPARQRLIEMFGKVDWRLVCSGHVHQRRDYTFGRVRHVWAPSAGFTVPDARQETIGIKETGLVEYRFQPDSFEVRHVRAKGQLDVDLDVLLRGEPAH from the coding sequence ATGACCCAATTTCGTCTCACCCAAATTTCCGACACGCATCTTGCGCGACGCTTTGCGCTGCTCACCGACAATTTCCAGAAGATCAGCGCGCACATCGACGCGACGCGGCCCGACCTCGTGATCAACACCGGCGACGTCTCGTTCGACGGCCCGAACAGCCGCGAGGATATGGTCTTCGCGAAGGAATTGCACGACGCGCTGCCGGTCGAGTGCCGCTATCTGCCCGGCAATCACGACATCGGCGACAACCCGACTGCGGTTGCACCGGCGCCGGCACAACTGCCGACGAAGCAAACCTGTGGCGCCTTCACATCCGTTTTCGGCCATGATCGCTGGAGCTTCGAGGCGGCCGGCTGGCGCTTCATCGGGTTGAACTCGCTGATCATGAACACCGGCCTCGACGGCGAAGCCGCGCAGTTCGACTGGCTCGCGAGCGAGCTCGACAAGACCGCGGGCAAGCCGGTGGCGCTGTTCATCCACAAGCCGCTGTATCGCGAACTGCCCGACGATGCCGAGCAAACGGCAACCTCATTCCGCTACGTGCCGCAGCCGGCGCGGCAGCGGCTGATCGAGATGTTCGGCAAGGTCGATTGGCGGCTGGTCTGCAGCGGCCATGTGCACCAGCGCCGCGACTACACCTTCGGGCGCGTCCGCCACGTCTGGGCACCGTCGGCCGGCTTCACCGTCCCCGATGCACGGCAGGAAACCATCGGCATCAAGGAGACCGGCCTGGTCGAGTATCGCTTCCAGCCCGACAGTTTCGAGGTGCGCCATGTCAGGGCCAAGGGCCAGCTCGACGTCGACCTGGACGTGCTGCTCCGCGGCGAGCCAGCGCATTGA
- a CDS encoding MFS transporter gives MANRDAIRAARAQSDGAAAGGLSSAITLLFAVACGLSVANIYFAQPLLDTMARDLGITPAAIGIVVTLTQIGYACGLILIVPLGDLLDRRRLITGQTLLSALALAIVGTASNAAVLFVGMVLVGLLAVVIQVLVAYAATLAAPAERGRTIGTVTSGVVSGILLARFAAGALADLGGWRMVYLTSAALTLVLAALLAFALPRQQTSVLAGSSYAKLLRSTLQLFAQEPILRERAVFAMLVFASFSAFWSSIVLPLAAPPLSLSHTTIGMLGIAGLAGALAARNSGRLADRGWAQRVTGLSLLLMLAGWAPIACLHTSLWPVVVGVVMLDLAVQAVHVTNQSLIVATRPDASSRLIGGYMVFYSIGSGLGAIGSTMAYATAGWIGVCTLGAAISACALLFWIITVSRMPVAAAACSVP, from the coding sequence ATGGCGAACCGGGATGCAATTCGCGCCGCACGCGCGCAGAGCGACGGCGCGGCAGCAGGCGGCCTCTCCTCCGCGATCACCCTGCTGTTCGCGGTCGCCTGCGGGCTGAGCGTCGCCAACATCTATTTTGCGCAGCCGCTGCTCGACACCATGGCGCGCGATCTCGGCATCACGCCGGCGGCGATCGGCATCGTGGTGACGCTGACCCAGATCGGCTACGCCTGCGGCCTGATCCTGATCGTGCCGCTCGGCGATCTCCTGGACCGCCGCCGGCTGATCACGGGCCAGACCCTGCTGTCCGCGCTCGCGCTCGCCATCGTCGGCACGGCGTCGAACGCCGCGGTGCTGTTCGTCGGCATGGTGCTGGTCGGATTGCTCGCCGTCGTCATCCAGGTGCTGGTCGCCTACGCCGCGACCCTGGCGGCGCCTGCCGAACGTGGACGCACCATCGGCACCGTCACCAGCGGCGTGGTGTCGGGCATCCTGCTGGCGCGCTTTGCCGCCGGCGCACTGGCCGATCTCGGCGGCTGGCGGATGGTCTATCTGACGTCGGCCGCGCTGACGCTGGTGCTTGCGGCGCTGCTCGCTTTCGCCCTGCCGCGTCAGCAAACATCGGTGCTGGCCGGTTCGTCCTACGCAAAGCTGCTGCGCTCGACGTTACAGCTGTTCGCGCAGGAGCCGATCCTGCGCGAGCGGGCGGTGTTCGCGATGCTGGTGTTCGCGAGCTTCAGCGCGTTCTGGAGTTCGATCGTGCTGCCGCTCGCCGCGCCGCCGCTGTCGCTGTCGCATACCACCATCGGCATGCTCGGGATCGCCGGCCTCGCCGGCGCGCTGGCGGCGCGCAATTCCGGCCGCCTCGCCGATCGCGGCTGGGCGCAGCGCGTCACCGGATTGTCACTGCTGCTGATGCTCGCCGGCTGGGCCCCGATCGCCTGCCTGCACACCTCGCTCTGGCCAGTCGTCGTTGGCGTCGTGATGCTCGATCTCGCGGTGCAGGCGGTGCATGTCACCAACCAGAGCCTGATCGTCGCGACGCGGCCGGACGCATCGAGCCGGCTGATCGGCGGCTACATGGTGTTCTATTCGATCGGCAGCGGGCTCGGCGCGATCGGTTCGACGATGGCGTATGCGACGGCGGGGTGGATCGGCGTCTGCACGCTCGGTGCGGCCATCAGTGCGTGTGCGCTGCTGTTCTGGATCATCACGGTGAGCAGGATGCCGGTGGCGGCGGCGGCTTGCTCAGTGCCGTAG